A stretch of Ipomoea triloba cultivar NCNSP0323 chromosome 11, ASM357664v1 DNA encodes these proteins:
- the LOC115996516 gene encoding L-Ala-D/L-amino acid epimerase-like, whose translation MAPLALSLHSLPLHTHHSKPSSSLKIPVVTACMAPAAPPEVKPTTTSFGFKNMMEIFTVEVQRAEVRPLNVPLLAPFAISSSRLDKVENVAIKVELSNGCVGWGEAPVFPSVTAEDQPSALAMAAGACEFLRESPGKTMEAVLRDVHSILPGHQFASVRAGVEMALIDALANSIGIPLWRLFGGTSNTITTDITIPIVLPAQAAELARKYRKQGFKILKLKVGKNLKADIEVIRAIHAAYPDCMFILDANGGYSSKEAIQVLETLHETGVTPILFEQPVHRDDWEGLGRVSRFAKENYGVPVAADESCRSLADVRKIAEENLADVINIKLAKVGVVGALEIIELARTSGLKLMISSMVESRLATGFAAHLAAGLGCFKFINLYSPLLLAEDPVVGCCEVHWPVYKFSNVRGHGSFLHIA comes from the exons ATGGCTCCACTTGCCCTTTCTCTTCACTCTCTCCCTCTCCACACCCACCACTCCAAACCCTCATCATCTCTCAAGATTCCCGTCGTCACAGCTTGCATGGCGCCGGCGGCGCCGCCGGAGGTGAAGCCCACCACCACCAGCTTTGGGTTCAAGAATATGATGGAGATATTCACAGTGGAAGTCCAGAGAGCTGAGGTGAGGCCACTGAATGTGCCTCTTCTTGCCCCTTTCGCCATTTCTTCGTCGAGGCTTGATAAGGTGGAGAATGTGGCCATTAAGGTTGAGCTCAGCAATGGGTGTGTTGGGTGGGGGGAGGCTCCTGTTTTCCCCTCCGTCACGGCCGAGGATCAGCCCAGTGCTCTGGCTATGGCTGCTGGGGCTTGTGAGTTCTTGAGAGAGAGCCCTGGGAAGACTATGGAAGCCGTGTTGCGAGATGTTCATAGCATTCTTCCTGGTCATCAATTTGCTTCT GTCAGAGCAGGAGTGGAGATGGCGCTGATTGATGCGCTCGCAAACAGCATTGGAATACCTCTCTGGAGACTATTTGGAGGAACTTCCAACACAATTACCACAGATATAACG ATACCAATAGTATTGCCTGCTCAAGCGGCAGAACTAGCTCGGAAGTATCGCAAACAAGGATTCAAGatcctaaagcttaaggtgggCAAGAATTTGAAAGCGGATATAGAAGTGATACGAGCCATACATGCAGCCTATCCAGATTGTATGTTTATCTTAGATGCTAATGGAGGTTACTCCTCGAAAGAAGCTATCCAAGTACTTGAAACACTGCACG AAACGGGTGTGACTCCTATCCTCTTTGAACAACCCGTTCACAGAGATGATTGGGAAGGCCTTGGTCGTGTGAGTCGCTTTGCAAAAGAAAATTACGGGGTGCCTGTTGCTGCTGATGAAAGCTGTCGGAGTTTGGCAGATGTTAGAAAAATAGCTGAAGAAAATCTGGCTGATGTAATTAACATTAAACTCGCTAAAGTTGGAGTAGTTGGGGCTCTTGAAATCATTGAGTTGGCTAGGACTTCCGGGttgaaattgatgattagtAGTATGGTTGAAAGTAGGCTGGCCACGGGCTTTGCTGCACATCTAGCTGCTGGTCTAGGGTGTTTCAA ATTCATCAACTTATACTCACCCCTTTTGCTGGCCGAGGATCCAGTAGTTGGATGTTGTGAAG ttcattgGCCTGTTTACAAGTTCTCAAATGTGAGAGGCCATGGCAGCTTCCTTCACATTGCATG A
- the LOC115996515 gene encoding LEAF RUST 10 DISEASE-RESISTANCE LOCUS RECEPTOR-LIKE PROTEIN KINASE-like 2.4, whose product MSLHLLHSSKLTFYFYVALVLVFLTIITPCCCSGSGDAQLGNCSGLYSCGGLQNIGYPFCDGDGPCACGGAFSLFCESNKYTLMEWGYRILGIEVPLQKMTVVRNDLWDNICPKQGYVPSNRTTNDRFTYADTVRELNIFYGCSSRVESQVQVHSNLTCSIPGVNESRVVFTDSFIQDVRGCEVSIRVPVHSRAYDELWDGKISVQEAVKQGFDVQFSYPMGACTACENSGGRCGSDNEGQLICHCREGSYPAVCPTNNGQRYGMKLALGIAASAIAVFATVISYYVYRLREKREIKEQKDLEALISPYGSLAPKRYKFSEIKKMTQSFKDKLGQGGYGGVYKGKLPGNDRPVAVKILNFYDGGDGEEFINEVASISQTSHVNVVTLLGFCLDGNKRALVYEFMVNGSLEKYIYGESRLSWEQFYQIALGTARGLEYLHCRCNTQILHFDIKPHNILLDDSFNPKISDFGLAKLCTKKKSNISMVGTRGTIGYIAPEVFSRCYGGVSYKSDVYSYGMMILEMVGGRKKPSCGEAKHSSEVYFARWAYQRLLLDEDLKLQEVTSQEEEETAKKMTLIGLWCIQTDPSQRPSMSKVIEMLEGSLEDLEIPPKPFMCSPLGSRNDTETLALPLSPVHESSASSSSF is encoded by the exons ATGTCTTTGCATTTACTGCATTCTTCAAAGCTAACGTTTTACTTCTATGTTGCCCTTGTTCTTGTGTTCTTGACTATTATTACCCCATGCTGTTGCAGTGGATCTGGAGATGCCCAGTTGGGGAATTGCAGTGGCTTGTACAGCTGCGGAGGCCTGCAGAACATAGGGTATCCATTCTGTGATGGGGACGGACCTTGCGCCTGTGGTGGCGCTTTCTCTCTTTTCTGTGAATCTAACAAGTATACATTGATGGAATGGGGGTATCGAATTTTGGGCATTGAGGTGCCCTTACAAAAGATGACTGTTGTGCGCAACGATCTCTGGGACAACATATGTCCTAAACAAGGCTATGTCCCTTCTAACAGGACAACGAATGACCGGTTTACCTATGCTGACACGGTTAGAGAGCTCAACATATTCTACGGTTGTAGCTCTCGAGTCGAATCACAAGTGCAAGTTCATAGCAATTTGACATGTTCTATTCCGGGCGTCAATGAAAGTAGAGTTGTTTTTACAGATTCTTTTATACAGGATGTGAGAGGATGTGAGGTTAGTATACGAGTTCCTGTTCATTCTAGAGCCTATGATGAGCTCTGGGATGGGAAAATATCAGTGCAGGAGGCAGTGAAACAGGGATTTGATGTTCAATTCAGTTATCCTATGGGAGCTTGTACAGCCTGCGAGAACTCAGGTGGAAGATGCGGATCAGATAATGAAGGTCAATTGATCTGCCATTGTAGAGAGGGGTCTTATCCTGCAGTGTGTCCTACAAATAATG GGCAAAGATATGGAATGAAGCTGGCTTTAG GTATTGCAGCATCTGCAATAGCAGTCTTTGCTACTGTAATTTCCTACTATGTATATAGGTTGCgtgaaaaaagagaaataaaggAACAAAAAGATTTGGAGGCCCTCATTAGCCCATATGGATCTTTGGCCCCCAAGAGATACAAATTTTcagaaataaagaaaatgacACAATCATTCAAGGATAAACTCGGTCAAGGAGGATATGGAGGTGTTTACAAAGGAAAATTGCCCGGTAATGATCGCCCTGTTGCAGTCAAGATTCTAAATTTTTACGATGGAGGAGATGGTGAAGAATTTATCAACGAGGTTGCAAGTATTAGTCAAACATCCCATGTTAATGTTGTTACTCTTTTGGGGTTCTGCCTTGATGGTAATAAAAGGGCACTTGTTTACGAGTTCATGGTAAATGGATCTCTTGAAAAATACATATATGGTGAAAGTCGTTTGAGTTGGGAACAATTCTACCAAATTGCATTAGGGACTGCTCGAGGTCTAGAGTATTTGCATTGCAGGTGCAACACTCAAATCCTTCACTTCGACATAAAGCCTCACAACATTCTACTCGATGACAGCTTCAATCCCAAGATATCTGACTTCGGCTTGGCAAAGTTGTGCACCAAGAAAAAGAGCAACATATCAATGGTAGGGACTCGAGGAACAattggctacattgcacctgaAGTTTTCAGCCGATGCTATGGGGGTGTCTCGTACAAGTCTGATGTCTACAGCTATGGAATGATGATTCTAGAAATGGTTGGAGGAAGAAAGAAACCGTCATGTGGCGAAGCAAAGCACTCGAGCGAGGTATATTTTGCCCGGTGGGCATATCAACGCCTTCTTCTCGATGAAGATCTTAAGTTGCAAGAGGTTACAagccaagaagaagaagaaactgcAAAGAAGATGACATTAATAGGTCTTTGGTGCATACAAACAGATCCATCACAGAGACCATCAATGAGCAAAGTTATAGAAATGTTAGAAGGCAGCTTAGAGGATCTGGAAATTCCACCCAAACCTTTCATGTGTTCTCCTTTGGGGTCAAGAAATGATACTGAAACATTGGCACTACCTTTGTCTCCAGTGCATGAATCTTCTGCATCTTCCTCATCATTTTGA
- the LOC115996514 gene encoding kinesin-like protein NACK1: MTIKVPGTPASRIERTPASTPASKIERTPASTPGGLRSKEDKIMVTVRLRPLNKKEQSAKDNVAWECIDEHSIVYKPTPHERSPQPTSFFTFDKVFGPNSLTETVYEEGVKTVALSALMGINATIFAYGQTSSGKTYTMRGITEKAVNDIYTHIMNTPEREFRIRISGLEIYNENVRDLLNSDSGRNLKLLDDPEKGTVVEKLVEETASSDQHLRQLISVCDAQRQVGETALNDTSSRSHQIIRLTIESTLRESSDCVRSFVASLNFVDLAGSERASQTNADGVRLREGCHINLSLMTLTTVIRKLSVGKRSGHIPYRDSKLTRILQHSLGGNARTAIICTLSPASSHVEQSRNTLFFATRAKEVTNNAQVNMVVSDKQLVKHLQKEVARLEAELRTPDVSYDKDLKIQQMEMEIEELKRQRDIAQSQADELRHKLQEEQDLKPSDSTGPVAKKCLSFSAVSSPNLEQKEPVRCQTMRNTMGRQSMRQSLAAPFTLMHEIRKLEHLQEQLGDEANRALEVLQKEVAFHRLGNQDAAETIAKLQAEIRDMCSVRAAPKQVEVGNEVAVNKSVSANLKEEIARLHSQGSTIANIEEKLENVQKSLDKLVMSLPSTNDPQSNNDVNSKSKYPSKKKKLLPLASSNSINKENLIRYPCSPLSATTQVLDPEIENRDPEFDDTVSTDTLPVSEKETPTKSEGREVTSKEGTPYRRSSSVNMRKMQKMFQDAAEENIRSIRAYVTELKERVAKLQYQKQLLVCQVLELEANEAAGYTLENEENIPEIQESPASWHITFREQMQQIIDLWDVCFVSIIHRSQFYLLFKGDSADQIYIEVEIRRLTWLQQHLAELGNASPAQLGNEPTVSLSSSIKALRREKEFLAKRLTRLTPEERDALYIKWEVPLEGKNRRLNFINKLWTKPDDPRHVQESAEIVAKLVGFCESGNMSREMFELNFVIPNDKRSWFIGWDQIADLLHL, from the exons ATGACGATTAAAGTTCCAGGGACGCCGGCCTCAAGGATAGAAAGGACACCGGCAAGCACGCCGGCCTCAAAGATAGAAAGGACACCGGCAAGCACTCCGGGTGGGCTGAGATCTAAGGAAGACAAAATCATGGTTACGGTACGGTTGAGGCCATTGAACAAAAAGGAGCAGTCAGCTAAGGACAATGTAGCTTGGGAATGTATTGATGAACACTCGATTGTGTATAAACCAACGCCCCATGAACGTTCACCTCAGCCAAcctcattttttacttttg ATAAGGTTTTTGGTCCAAATTCCTTAACTGAAACAGTATATGAGGAAGGGGTAAAGACCGTGGCTTTGTCTGCTTTAATGGGGATCAATg CAACTATTTTTGCTTATGGACAAACTAGCAGTGGGAAGACATACACAATGAGAGGAATTACAGAGAAAGCTGTCAATGACATCTACACACACATAATGAAT ACTCCAGAAAGAGAATTTAGAATAAGAATATCTGGACTAGAAATCTACAATGAAAACGTCAGGGACCTATTGAATTCAGACTCTGGCCGCAATCTCAAACTTCTTGATGATCCAGAG AAAGGGACTGTGGTTGAAAAATTGGTTGAAGAAACAGCAAGCAGTGATCAACATCTGAGGCAGTTAATTAGTGTTTGTGACG CTCAAAGACAAGTGGGTGAAACTGCTCTTAATGATACTAGCTCAAGGTCTCACCAGATAATACGACTA ACAATAGAAAGTACCCTTCGTGAGAGTTCAGATTGTGTGAGGTCTTTTGTAGCAAGTTTG AACTTCGTAGATTTAGCCGGAAGTGAAAGAGCATCACAGACAAATGCAGATGGCGTCAGGCTTCGGGAAGGATGCCATATTAACCTTAGCTTGATGACTCTAACAACTGTTATAAGAAAACTTAG TGTGGGCAAAAGAAGTGGCCATATACCCTACCGAGATTCAAAACTTACACGCATTTTGCAGCATTCACTAGGTGGAAATGCCCGTACTGCTATCATTTGCACTTTGAGTCCTGCTTCTAGTCATGTTGAGCAATCCCGCAATACTCTCTTCTTTGCCACTCGTGCAAAAGAAGTTACAAACAATGCTCAAGTGAACATg GTTGTTTCCGACAAACAGCTTGTTAAGCATTTGCAGAAGGAGGTTGCTAGACTTGAAGCAGAGCTGCGCACACCAGATGTTTCATATGACAAAGATTTAAAGATCCAGCAG ATGGAGATGGAAATTGAAGAACTGAAGCGTCAAAGAGACATTGCACAGTCACAGGCGGATGAATTACGCCATAAACTTCAGGAGGAACAG GATTTAAAGCCATCCGACTCGACTGGTCCAGTTGCAAAGAAGTGTCTCTCTTTCTCTGCCGTATCATCTCCAAACCTTGAGCAGAAGGAACCTGTTCGTTGTCAAACAATGAGAAACACAATGGGGAGGCAGTCAATGAGGCAATCACTAGCTGCTCCTTTCACACTTATGCATGAAATTAGAAAGCTAGAACACCTTCAGGAACAGCTTGGAGATGAAGCAAATCGAGCACTGGAAGTACTGCAGAAGGAGGTTGCATTTCATAGACTAGGCAACCAAGATGCTGCAGAAACTATAGCAAAGCTGCAAGCAGAGATCAGGGATATGTGTTCTGTCCGGGCAGCTCCCAAACAAGTTGAAGTTGGAAATGAAGTTGCTGTCAACAAGAGTGTCAGTGCAAACCTCAAGGAAGAGATAGCAAGACTTCATTCTCAGGGTAGCACAATTGCTAATATTGAGGAGAAGCTGGAAAATGTTCAGAAGTCATTAGACAAACTAGTAATGTCTCTCCCAAGTACCAATGATCCTCAGTCAAACAATGATGTAAACTCAAAGTCTAAGTATccatcaaaaaagaaaaaactgcTACCATTAGCATCTAGCAACAGCATTAACAAGGAAAACCTCATCAGATATCCATGTTCTCCTCTATCAGCTACTACCCAAGTACTGGATCCTGAGATTGAAAATAGAGATCCAGAATTTGATGATACTGTCTCCACAGACACTCTGCCAGTCTCTGAAAAGGAAACTCCGACAAAAAGTGAAGGAAGAGAGGTCACATCAAAAGAAGGCACTCCTTATCGACGTTCTAGTTCTGTCAACATGAGAAAAATGCAGAAGATGTTCCAAGATGCAGCAGAAGAGAATATCAGAAGCATTAGAGCATATGTCACAGAGCTTAAAGAACGTGTTGCCAAGCTGCAGTATCAGAAGCAACTCCTTGTATGCCAG GTGCTTGAGCTCGAAGCAAATGAAGCAGCTGGATACACTTTGGAGAATGAAGAGAACATTCCTGAGATACAAGAGTCCCCAGCTTCATGGCATATAACCTTTAGGGAGCAAATGCAACAGATTATTGACTTGTGGGATGTTTGCTTTGTCTCAATTATACATAGGTCACAGTTTTATCTGTTATTTAAGGGAGACTCTGCTGATCAGATATACATTGAAGTTGAAATAAGGCGCTTGACATGGTTACAACAGCACCTGGCAGAGCTTGGAAATGCAAGCCCCGCTCAGTTAGGAAATGAGCCTACTGTTTCTTTATCGTCAAG TATTAAAGCACTGAGGAGGGAAAAGGAATTTCTTGCAAAAAGGTTGACCCGTTTAACACCCGAGGAAAGAGATGCACTGTACATTAAATGGGAAGTTCCATTGGAGGGAAAAAATAGGAGGCTGAACTTCATTAACAAGCTCTGGACAAAGCCAGATGATCCAAGGCATGTACAAGAGAGTGCTGAGATAGTAGCAAAGCTTGTTGGTTTCTGTGAGAGTGGGAATATGTCAAGGGAGATGTTTGAGCTCAATTTTGTTATTCCAAATGATAAGCGGTCCTGGTTTATAGGATGGGACCAAATTGCAGATCTTCTTCATCTATGA